The genomic window TTACCTACCAGCCAAGCCCAAATTGAACAAGTGTCGCAATTGATTGCTAAAGCCGATCATCCCATTTATTTGGAAGTAGACGGCGGCATCAATGCGCAAACGGCGCAATTAGCAGCCCGAGCCGGCGCGAATGTGTTCGTGGCGGGCAATGCTATTTTTGCCGCCAAAAACCCGGCACAAGCCTTGGCGGATATCCGCCAAGCGGCCACGATTTAATTACATGCCTGCTTGCAGGCAAACATAAGGAGAAGTTACAAATGGCAGTCGTCATTAGATTACAAAGAGTGGGCAAGAAAGCCCAAGCCCAATACAGAGTCGTCGCGATTGAAAAGAAAACCGCGGTCGGTTCTGAAGCTAAAGAAGTGCTCGGTATTTATCATCCGTGCAACAAAGAAGCCGCGCAGCAAGTGAAATTAGACTTGGCACGCGTGCAATACTGGATAAAAAACGGAGCTAAGCCGTCTGAAACGGTAGCCAGCTTGATTAAAAAAGCTCAAGCCGCCGCAAAATAAGAGTTGTTATGAAAGAGTTAGCCACTATCCTTCTCAAATCCCTCTCCGCAAATGCGGACAATGTGGTGGTAGAAGAAAAAATTGAGAACAACAAAATTTACCTGACAACCAAAGTATCTGCCGAAGATAAAGGCAAGGTTATCGGGAAAGACGGCTGCATCATCAAGGCCGTACGCACCGTGCTCAGCGCGGCGGCGGCCAAACAAAACGTAAAAGTTACGTTAAAATTGGAAGACTGATGTTACAAGTAGATGTCGTAACAGCGTTTCCCGAAATGCTTGCCGTGCCCTTAGGGCAAAGCATTGTCGGGCGGGCGCAAAAGAGCGGAGTGCTCAAGTTAGGTATTACAAATCCGCGGGATTTTACCGATGACAAGCACCATACGCTTGACGACCGGCCCTACGGCGGCGGTCCCGGAATGCTTATGAAAGCCGAGCCGCTTTACCGGGCCAT from Elusimicrobiaceae bacterium includes these protein-coding regions:
- the rpsP gene encoding 30S ribosomal protein S16 codes for the protein MAVVIRLQRVGKKAQAQYRVVAIEKKTAVGSEAKEVLGIYHPCNKEAAQQVKLDLARVQYWIKNGAKPSETVASLIKKAQAAAK
- a CDS encoding KH domain-containing protein, with translation MKELATILLKSLSANADNVVVEEKIENNKIYLTTKVSAEDKGKVIGKDGCIIKAVRTVLSAAAAKQNVKVTLKLED